The proteins below come from a single Chryseobacterium sp. MA9 genomic window:
- a CDS encoding aspartate aminotransferase family protein — protein MNNNLISLEEFASTTSPHISGNFGNIFHPDNYDHYRNAVNSTLDLVQEFLYRNNKPFSGIEAKTMKGMVQQIDLNQKLSNYNELLAEVDEIYVKHATAFHLPQYVAHLNCPVVIPALAGEILVSAINSSQDTYDQSAGGTFMERKLIDWTAGHIGYNTNESDGVFTAGGSQSNLMGLVMMRDCFSQKRYNHNIKMDGLPAEASRFRIFVSDKSHFSNLKNASIMGLGEKSIVKVPTDDRFRMDISLLKKYIKREEQLGNIPIGIVATAGTTDFGNIDPLDDIANIAEHYNIWMHVDAAYGCALLLSEKYRDLINGIERADSVTIDYHKSFFQPISSSAFIVKNKKELLILKHHADYLNPKEMDEEEIPAQINKSITQSTRRFDALKLWFTIRMMGKEQLAEYTDTVIDLTKDAAAMITEDADFELLSDSDLSVLVFRYVNPEISDLNALNQYIKMKLFYSGEILVASTKVDGNFYLKFTFLNPITTTEDIYQILTTIKKHGKDFNSEK, from the coding sequence ATGAACAATAATTTAATATCCCTAGAAGAGTTCGCAAGCACAACTTCACCTCACATTTCGGGGAATTTTGGGAATATTTTTCATCCTGACAATTATGATCATTATCGTAATGCTGTCAACAGTACTTTAGACCTGGTTCAGGAATTCCTTTACAGAAATAACAAGCCTTTCAGTGGTATAGAAGCCAAAACAATGAAAGGAATGGTACAACAGATCGATCTTAATCAAAAACTTTCTAATTATAACGAGCTTCTGGCAGAAGTAGATGAAATCTATGTAAAACATGCCACAGCTTTTCACCTTCCACAATATGTAGCTCACCTTAACTGTCCTGTAGTGATACCAGCATTGGCAGGAGAAATCCTTGTAAGTGCAATCAATTCTTCACAGGATACTTACGATCAGAGTGCAGGAGGAACTTTTATGGAAAGAAAACTGATCGACTGGACTGCTGGTCATATTGGATACAATACGAATGAAAGCGATGGCGTTTTCACTGCAGGGGGCTCACAGAGCAATTTAATGGGATTGGTCATGATGCGTGACTGTTTTTCTCAGAAAAGATATAATCACAATATTAAAATGGATGGTCTGCCGGCAGAGGCAAGCCGTTTCAGAATATTTGTTTCAGATAAATCTCACTTTAGCAATCTGAAAAATGCTTCCATTATGGGGCTGGGTGAGAAAAGCATTGTTAAAGTGCCTACCGATGACCGTTTTCGTATGGATATCTCTCTTTTGAAAAAATACATTAAGAGAGAAGAACAGTTAGGAAATATTCCTATTGGTATCGTGGCTACCGCAGGAACTACAGACTTTGGAAATATTGATCCACTGGATGATATCGCCAATATTGCAGAACACTATAATATCTGGATGCACGTAGATGCGGCGTATGGCTGCGCTTTATTATTAAGTGAAAAATACCGTGATCTGATCAACGGTATTGAAAGAGCAGACTCTGTAACGATAGATTACCACAAATCATTCTTCCAGCCCATCAGCAGCAGTGCTTTTATTGTTAAAAATAAAAAAGAACTGTTGATTCTTAAACACCACGCTGATTATCTGAATCCGAAAGAAATGGACGAAGAAGAAATTCCGGCACAGATCAATAAATCTATTACCCAGAGTACGCGAAGATTTGATGCTTTAAAGCTTTGGTTTACTATAAGAATGATGGGCAAAGAACAGTTGGCAGAATACACAGATACTGTGATTGATCTTACCAAAGATGCAGCTGCAATGATTACTGAAGATGCAGATTTTGAACTTCTTTCAGATTCGGACTTAAGTGTTCTTGTTTTCAGATATGTAAATCCGGAAATCAGTGATCTGAATGCCCTGAATCAGTACATCAAGATGAAATTATTCTACAGCGGAGAAATCCTTGTAGCGAGTACAAAAGTGGATGGAAATTTCTATTTGAAGTTTACATTCCTGAACCCGATCACTACGACTGAAGACATTTATCAAATTCTCACCACAATCAAAAAACATGGAAAAGACTTTAATTCAGAAAAATAA
- a CDS encoding TauD/TfdA family dioxygenase, with amino-acid sequence MNSTEILDKDCLTAVKLLPTVIEVTSQERRMIKDAALHLQKKYDTYENRDFIKHVHQLASYFLPERILNIAADFASDFSKNQYGALIFTGLMDIDQENIGSTPPNWQAADYSKFNLYGFACALIHGALPSKPVQYYSQRKGGGLIHAIIPDEKMKETQTGSGSSTDLYVHTEDAFLKHQADFLSFMYVRNEEQVPSTLYSIRSHESIGENYRPLFERIYKIPKDANLETGDNEEETLDSVLYGNYSLPFMRFDAAEQLFNSSIRQSEEAQSTLHEFWEEARHLIYSGFTPQAGDVVLVNNHLCAHGRSAFRAGVRNIDGIEEPCERRIMLRMMSKVSLIDMRAHTLTEDPFFVIEEHLGKNFQHF; translated from the coding sequence ATGAATTCTACAGAAATTTTAGATAAAGACTGTTTAACAGCGGTAAAACTGCTTCCTACGGTCATAGAAGTCACTTCTCAGGAAAGAAGAATGATAAAAGATGCAGCACTGCATCTTCAGAAAAAGTATGACACTTATGAAAACCGTGATTTTATAAAGCATGTACATCAGCTGGCGTCTTATTTTCTACCGGAGAGAATTTTAAATATAGCGGCTGATTTTGCGAGTGACTTTTCAAAAAATCAATATGGTGCACTGATCTTCACAGGATTAATGGATATAGATCAGGAGAATATAGGCTCTACCCCTCCCAATTGGCAGGCAGCTGACTATTCAAAATTTAATTTATATGGTTTTGCGTGCGCACTTATTCACGGGGCACTTCCTTCAAAACCTGTACAATATTATTCACAGCGTAAAGGAGGCGGACTAATCCATGCCATCATTCCTGACGAAAAAATGAAGGAAACGCAGACTGGATCAGGGTCTTCAACAGATTTGTATGTGCATACCGAAGATGCGTTTCTGAAGCATCAGGCCGATTTTTTAAGCTTTATGTATGTAAGAAATGAAGAACAGGTTCCTTCTACTCTTTATTCTATCCGTTCTCATGAGTCTATCGGGGAAAATTACAGACCTCTTTTTGAGCGTATCTATAAAATTCCGAAAGATGCCAACCTGGAAACGGGAGATAATGAAGAAGAGACATTGGATTCTGTACTGTATGGGAATTATAGTCTTCCGTTTATGCGATTTGACGCTGCAGAACAGCTTTTTAATTCCAGCATAAGACAATCGGAGGAAGCACAAAGTACGCTGCATGAGTTCTGGGAAGAAGCCAGGCACTTGATTTACTCAGGATTTACGCCTCAGGCAGGAGATGTTGTCCTGGTAAACAATCACTTATGTGCTCACGGAAGATCAGCTTTTCGTGCGGGAGTAAGAAATATAGATGGCATTGAAGAGCCATGTGAGAGAAGAATCATGCTTCGTATGATGAGTAAAGTGAGCCTTATTGATATGAGAGCACATACACTTACAGAAGATCCGTTCTTTGTGATAGAGGAACATTTGGGTAAAAACTTTCAACACTTTTAA
- a CDS encoding GNAT family N-acetyltransferase gives MSSIIINTSGEKDLEILQNIGIQTFTETFAEDNSEEAMKKYLEESFNTEKIKSELNNPDSFFFIAWEEDNPVGYLKVNSGKAQTELQDDTSLEIERIYVKKSHHGKKVGQLLYNQALETARQLHKSYLWLGVWEENLRALNFYRKNGFVEFDKHIFRLGEEEQTDLMMKKILD, from the coding sequence ATGTCATCAATAATCATCAATACATCCGGCGAAAAAGACCTCGAAATACTTCAAAACATTGGTATACAAACTTTCACTGAAACGTTTGCAGAAGATAATTCGGAAGAAGCTATGAAAAAGTATCTGGAAGAAAGCTTTAATACTGAAAAGATTAAATCTGAGCTGAATAATCCTGATTCATTTTTCTTTATTGCCTGGGAAGAAGACAATCCGGTAGGTTATCTGAAAGTTAATTCTGGTAAGGCACAGACAGAACTTCAGGATGATACAAGCCTGGAAATTGAAAGAATCTATGTGAAGAAAAGCCATCATGGGAAAAAAGTAGGACAGCTTCTTTATAATCAGGCCTTAGAAACAGCTCGGCAACTTCACAAGTCATATCTGTGGCTTGGGGTTTGGGAGGAAAATCTGAGAGCTTTAAATTTTTACAGGAAAAATGGATTCGTTGAATTTGATAAGCATATTTTTAGACTTGGAGAAGAAGAACAGACTGATCTGATGATGAAAAAAATACTGGACTAA
- a CDS encoding GNAT family N-acetyltransferase → MEKTLIQKNKTGEKAREITFRILLNGMLRELGNGKFYQGVPKYNLLTAKALQNSDYSLFMRFEMKKSGLFLFAPVSYRSETLFHEYGPVLWVVDHKNQEVFEVNDQKLTELVYKEFSETTNEKGFQQFVERIQSSLRNLEQTTEACLQDDQLLTYSFLESEQMLPAGHNLHPFTKSRMGFSEEEQFLYGPEFGKGFQLDYFLIHKDCITEKSLPGISAKEIFEKWTSLPESYDFENTNDFYIVPCHPWEAQYLLSTEEYPEMLGSGKIIHIGPLGEDFYATSSIRTVYNPDFCWMLKFSLHVLMTGSVRTNSMKDLNRGYASAIWWQNIKASFEQNFPNFKLLLEPSTLSVHYEGKNMDSLNILLRENPFSNEDKVILLARLCQDESTEGFNFTTHFFKNVANQLGIDTEKAAIIWFEKYVNLLLSPLNRLYNQLGMAPEVHQQNLLVQLDNQLLPQSVYVRDGQGYLIKESFKGKYESLIKDYPEVEDLFIRDERLLDIISHHLLVSNLSALIASIGKTGLVKERRLIHILYREFENLHESEPSSLTDYALNQRYWAVKSNLQSAVSDVDGGVNASSISYAKVPNLLHKHFFSDQLIHPQGKEVFFKRYFQKEDVTMSMRPIDLENDLEMLHEWFNREHAIKIWQMNWPIDELETYYRLMLPSDEAHSYIIAGNDEPSCNIEIYWACRDIVGDYYEVLPTDYGTHQFIAPIDPKKKFVSPSTQSMVDYVFAQPQVGKMVGEGSVDSLASIMNKAHVGFKVEKVIEMPHKKANLNFCYREWYWEKFPQNKEVQITTNITKND, encoded by the coding sequence ATGGAAAAGACTTTAATTCAGAAAAATAAAACGGGAGAAAAAGCCCGGGAAATTACTTTCAGAATTCTGCTGAACGGAATGTTGAGAGAACTAGGAAATGGAAAATTCTATCAGGGCGTTCCGAAATATAATCTTCTGACAGCAAAAGCTCTTCAGAACAGTGATTATTCATTGTTTATGAGATTTGAAATGAAGAAAAGCGGACTGTTTTTATTTGCTCCGGTTTCCTATCGTTCTGAAACTCTTTTCCATGAATACGGACCTGTTTTGTGGGTTGTAGACCATAAAAATCAAGAAGTATTTGAAGTTAATGATCAAAAACTGACTGAGCTGGTTTACAAAGAGTTTTCTGAGACGACCAATGAAAAAGGATTCCAACAATTTGTGGAAAGAATTCAAAGCAGCTTAAGAAATCTTGAACAGACAACAGAAGCTTGTCTTCAGGATGACCAGCTTTTAACGTATTCTTTCCTTGAATCTGAGCAAATGCTTCCGGCAGGACACAATCTGCATCCTTTCACCAAATCAAGAATGGGATTTTCTGAAGAAGAACAGTTTTTATATGGTCCTGAATTCGGGAAAGGATTTCAGCTGGATTACTTTCTGATTCACAAAGACTGCATCACGGAAAAATCTCTTCCGGGAATTTCTGCAAAAGAAATCTTCGAAAAGTGGACTTCTTTACCGGAAAGCTACGATTTTGAAAACACAAATGATTTTTATATAGTTCCATGTCATCCATGGGAAGCACAGTATCTTTTATCAACAGAAGAATATCCTGAAATGCTTGGTTCGGGAAAAATCATTCACATAGGGCCATTGGGAGAAGACTTTTATGCAACATCCTCTATAAGAACGGTATATAATCCGGATTTCTGCTGGATGTTGAAATTTTCTCTGCATGTTTTAATGACAGGTTCTGTCAGAACAAACAGCATGAAAGATCTCAACAGAGGATATGCTTCGGCGATCTGGTGGCAAAATATAAAGGCTTCATTTGAACAAAATTTCCCGAATTTTAAATTATTGCTGGAGCCTTCCACGCTAAGCGTTCATTATGAAGGAAAAAATATGGACAGCCTGAATATACTGCTCCGTGAAAATCCTTTCTCAAATGAAGATAAAGTCATTTTATTGGCAAGACTTTGTCAGGATGAATCTACAGAAGGGTTCAATTTTACGACACATTTCTTTAAAAATGTTGCGAATCAACTAGGCATAGATACAGAAAAAGCAGCCATTATCTGGTTTGAGAAATATGTCAATCTATTGCTTTCGCCTTTAAACAGATTGTACAATCAATTAGGCATGGCGCCGGAAGTGCATCAGCAAAACCTACTTGTTCAGTTGGATAATCAGCTTCTTCCTCAGTCTGTTTATGTAAGAGACGGACAGGGTTATCTGATCAAAGAAAGTTTCAAAGGAAAATATGAATCCCTGATTAAAGATTACCCTGAAGTGGAAGATCTTTTCATCAGAGATGAGCGTCTTCTGGACATTATTTCTCACCATCTTCTGGTAAGTAACCTAAGCGCATTGATTGCTTCAATAGGTAAAACAGGATTGGTTAAAGAAAGAAGACTGATCCATATTCTGTACAGGGAGTTTGAAAATCTTCATGAATCTGAACCATCATCTTTGACAGATTATGCATTGAATCAAAGATATTGGGCTGTAAAATCAAACCTTCAGTCGGCAGTGTCTGACGTAGACGGCGGAGTGAATGCTTCCTCAATTTCTTATGCTAAAGTTCCGAACCTTCTTCACAAGCATTTCTTCTCGGATCAGCTGATTCATCCTCAAGGGAAAGAAGTTTTCTTTAAAAGGTATTTCCAGAAAGAAGATGTAACCATGAGTATGCGTCCTATAGATCTTGAAAATGACCTTGAAATGCTTCATGAATGGTTCAACCGTGAACATGCCATAAAAATCTGGCAGATGAACTGGCCGATAGACGAACTGGAAACCTACTATAGGCTGATGCTTCCAAGTGATGAAGCGCACAGTTATATCATCGCAGGTAACGATGAACCTTCTTGTAATATAGAGATTTATTGGGCTTGTAGAGATATTGTAGGCGATTATTATGAAGTACTGCCTACAGATTATGGAACACACCAGTTCATTGCACCTATTGATCCTAAAAAGAAATTTGTATCCCCATCTACACAATCCATGGTCGACTATGTTTTTGCACAGCCACAGGTAGGAAAAATGGTAGGAGAAGGATCTGTAGACTCTCTTGCATCTATAATGAACAAAGCCCATGTAGGATTCAAAGTAGAAAAAGTAATTGAAATGCCTCATAAAAAAGCCAATCTGAACTTCTGTTACAGAGAATGGTACTGGGAAAAATTCCCACAGAATAAAGAGGTACAAATCACCACAAACATTACAAAAAATGACTAA
- a CDS encoding alpha/beta hydrolase family protein: MKKLINIVFVLTACIQLSAQKIIHQEIFSPKMNKKIKTVIITPNLQPNTTYPSVYILHGFSGNPDRIIKQDIPDLVKKAQELKTIYVLPDGNYSSWYVDSPIVKDSQYQTFIGKELVEFIDKNYPVKAEKKFRGILGWSMGGYGAINIGVTYNKTFGIVGSSCGALDFNSFGEGYQKYMVNKVLGPLESINPNFLTDSKIKLMAGAEQQYIFDCGTEDTQMINMNRNFHKKLTEMKLQHLYTESLGGHVPEYWSRSLSEQLSLFDRFFKQ; encoded by the coding sequence ATGAAGAAGCTTATCAACATTGTATTTGTACTGACTGCATGTATTCAGTTATCAGCACAAAAAATTATTCATCAGGAAATTTTCAGTCCGAAAATGAATAAAAAGATCAAAACAGTTATCATTACCCCCAATCTTCAACCTAATACAACCTATCCGTCTGTTTATATTCTCCACGGTTTCAGTGGCAATCCGGACAGAATCATTAAGCAGGATATTCCGGATCTGGTAAAAAAAGCACAGGAACTTAAAACAATCTATGTACTTCCGGATGGAAACTACAGTTCGTGGTATGTGGACAGTCCGATTGTAAAAGATTCACAATATCAAACCTTTATTGGGAAAGAATTGGTAGAATTTATTGATAAAAATTATCCTGTGAAAGCAGAGAAAAAATTCCGTGGAATTTTGGGATGGAGTATGGGAGGTTATGGAGCAATCAATATCGGAGTTACCTATAATAAAACGTTTGGTATTGTAGGAAGTTCTTGCGGAGCGCTGGATTTCAATTCGTTCGGAGAAGGCTATCAAAAATATATGGTGAATAAAGTTCTTGGACCACTGGAGTCTATCAATCCCAATTTCCTTACCGACAGTAAAATAAAACTGATGGCAGGAGCAGAACAGCAATATATTTTCGATTGCGGTACTGAAGACACTCAAATGATCAACATGAATAGAAATTTTCATAAAAAACTGACAGAAATGAAGCTCCAGCATCTCTACACAGAATCTTTAGGCGGACATGTTCCTGAATATTGGAGCAGATCATTATCTGAACAACTGTCTTTGTTTGACAGATTCTTTAAACAATAA
- a CDS encoding S41 family peptidase, which yields MKKLCVGLFLFTFLFSSAQKNDISVVLADITEKVKSHYIDKETYKKVDSLFQSELKKGTFKDLNKKDFADLLTQKLRTTIKDEHFFVKYIENYMPEKQMSEKEKEKLNNEHNSLENFGFETVQRLPGNIGYINYKGFASPEASEKTLAAAMNFVANTHSLIIDLRENGGGENGMLLLFLSYFFDQKKDLYTTYFRHNQKTVVDSTQPKVSGQKYLHKKIYILTSKKTFSAGEAVAYFLQQYKLAEIIGEKAGGAANPVDHFIIQNQYLLLVPAGKITALNTQKNWEHIGVIPDQQVKSEDALKTAHIKILKNIITSETKTELTLPEIKNLIYKLEQ from the coding sequence ATGAAAAAATTATGCGTTGGGCTTTTCCTTTTTACTTTCTTATTCTCGAGTGCCCAGAAAAATGATATTTCAGTAGTGCTTGCTGATATTACAGAAAAAGTAAAAAGTCATTATATTGATAAAGAAACTTATAAAAAAGTGGACTCTTTATTTCAAAGTGAACTTAAAAAAGGAACTTTTAAAGACCTCAATAAAAAAGATTTTGCGGATCTTCTTACTCAAAAGTTAAGAACAACCATTAAAGACGAACATTTTTTCGTTAAATATATCGAAAACTACATGCCTGAAAAACAGATGAGTGAGAAAGAAAAAGAGAAATTGAACAATGAACACAATAGTCTTGAAAATTTCGGATTTGAAACAGTTCAAAGACTCCCGGGTAATATTGGTTACATCAATTATAAAGGTTTTGCCTCTCCTGAAGCCAGTGAAAAAACATTGGCCGCTGCTATGAATTTTGTTGCCAATACCCATTCTCTGATTATTGATCTCAGAGAAAACGGAGGTGGAGAAAACGGGATGCTTCTTTTATTTTTAAGCTATTTTTTTGATCAAAAAAAAGATCTTTATACCACATATTTCAGACATAATCAGAAAACGGTTGTAGACAGTACTCAACCCAAAGTTTCCGGACAGAAATATCTTCATAAAAAGATCTATATTCTCACCAGTAAAAAGACTTTTTCGGCCGGAGAAGCTGTAGCCTATTTTTTGCAGCAATATAAACTTGCCGAAATAATTGGTGAAAAGGCAGGAGGTGCAGCCAATCCTGTAGATCATTTTATCATCCAAAATCAATACTTACTACTTGTTCCGGCAGGAAAAATAACAGCTTTAAACACTCAAAAGAACTGGGAACATATAGGAGTGATCCCCGATCAGCAAGTGAAAAGCGAAGATGCTTTAAAGACGGCTCACATCAAAATTTTAAAAAATATAATAACATCAGAAACAAAAACAGAACTAACCTTACCTGAAATAAAAAATCTTATTTATAAATTAGAACAATAA
- a CDS encoding Crp/Fnr family transcriptional regulator — translation MNHSEFVKHINQYYPLSGEAIKDLLGICTEEYYHKNDLLLESGSMARYYYFIKSGLIGYYTVDEQGNNIYKIFFEENSFVASTAAIIKNEPSDFNIIALEDCSVIQYPVKAYRELLEKHHDLALFHMYYLEKNWVVKKEPLEVSLKYETAKKRYLQLLENTSLYNRLKQHHIASYLGITPTQLSRIKKEIN, via the coding sequence ATGAACCATTCAGAATTTGTAAAACATATTAATCAGTATTATCCTTTATCCGGAGAAGCGATTAAAGACTTATTAGGCATCTGTACGGAAGAATATTACCACAAAAATGATCTTCTGCTGGAATCCGGTTCTATGGCGAGATATTATTATTTCATCAAATCCGGGTTAATAGGGTACTATACAGTGGATGAACAGGGAAATAATATTTATAAAATTTTCTTTGAAGAAAACAGTTTTGTAGCTTCCACAGCCGCCATTATTAAAAATGAACCCAGTGATTTCAATATCATTGCACTGGAAGACTGCTCCGTAATACAGTATCCCGTAAAAGCCTACCGTGAATTACTTGAAAAACATCATGATCTGGCTCTTTTTCATATGTACTATCTGGAAAAAAATTGGGTGGTAAAAAAAGAACCACTGGAAGTCTCTCTCAAATACGAAACAGCAAAAAAGAGATATCTGCAATTGCTTGAAAATACATCTCTTTATAATAGACTAAAACAGCATCACATCGCCTCTTATCTTGGAATAACGCCTACACAGCTAAGCAGGATAAAAAAGGAAATCAACTGA
- a CDS encoding lysine N(6)-hydroxylase/L-ornithine N(5)-oxygenase family protein: MTNEAVYNVIGIGIGPFNLGLAALSNPISELKTLFLDQRDGFDWHPGLMIDHVTLQTPFLCDCVSMADPTNPLSLLNYLKETGRLYKFFIRESFFIPRKEYNRYCQWVIEQLPQCRFSTQVVDITYEGGLYHVTTIHTKTKETTVFRTERLILGTGTQPHIPSFIPKDDSRVIHTSSYLYRKEELLTQGKKIAIIGSGQSSAEVFYDLLQNRNEGTQLGWYSRPDRFFPMEYSKLTLELTSPDYVEYFYNRSESARKTILSKQQAQFKGINYDLINDIYDFIYDLNIDNADPNLKIIPNSQLNKVDNSNPDFINLEFTQLEQEVPYDQEADYLILGTGYRYHEPAFLKNIQSRIKRNSSGLFDINRNYSIDHNGGEIYVLHAEVHTHSYISTDLGMAAYRNSYIINDILGREHYKIEKKIAFQDFDVEKYADLPTAKI, from the coding sequence ATGACTAACGAAGCTGTATACAATGTAATAGGCATAGGTATAGGCCCTTTTAATCTGGGACTTGCCGCATTATCCAATCCGATTTCGGAACTGAAAACCCTTTTTCTAGATCAGAGAGATGGTTTCGACTGGCATCCGGGACTGATGATTGATCATGTAACCCTGCAGACCCCATTTTTATGCGACTGCGTTTCCATGGCTGATCCTACGAATCCTTTAAGTCTTTTGAATTATCTGAAAGAAACCGGAAGGCTTTACAAATTCTTTATCCGTGAAAGCTTTTTCATTCCGAGAAAAGAATACAACCGCTACTGCCAATGGGTAATTGAACAGCTTCCGCAATGCCGTTTTTCTACTCAGGTGGTTGATATTACTTATGAAGGTGGTTTATATCATGTAACTACCATTCATACCAAAACCAAAGAAACTACGGTTTTCAGAACGGAAAGACTGATTTTAGGAACAGGAACACAGCCTCATATTCCTTCTTTTATTCCGAAGGATGATTCACGTGTTATTCATACAAGTTCTTATTTATACAGAAAAGAAGAGCTTTTGACTCAAGGTAAAAAAATAGCGATTATCGGTTCTGGGCAGAGTTCAGCAGAGGTATTTTATGACCTTCTTCAAAACAGGAATGAAGGAACACAACTGGGATGGTATTCCCGTCCGGACAGATTTTTCCCTATGGAATATTCCAAACTGACACTGGAACTTACTTCACCTGACTATGTAGAATATTTCTACAACAGAAGCGAATCTGCAAGAAAAACAATTTTAAGCAAACAGCAAGCTCAGTTTAAAGGAATCAATTACGATCTGATCAATGATATCTATGATTTTATTTATGATCTGAATATTGACAACGCTGACCCTAATCTTAAAATTATTCCTAACAGTCAGTTGAATAAAGTAGACAACAGCAACCCGGACTTCATCAATCTTGAATTTACACAACTGGAACAGGAAGTACCTTATGATCAGGAAGCAGATTATCTGATTCTGGGAACAGGATACCGCTATCACGAGCCTGCATTCTTAAAGAATATTCAGTCAAGAATAAAAAGAAATTCCAGTGGATTGTTTGATATCAACAGAAATTATTCAATAGACCACAACGGAGGAGAAATCTATGTGCTTCATGCTGAAGTTCATACCCACAGCTATATTTCTACGGATCTGGGAATGGCTGCGTACCGTAATTCCTACATCATCAATGATATTTTGGGAAGAGAGCATTATAAAATTGAAAAGAAAATTGCTTTCCAGGATTTTGATGTAGAAAAATATGCTGATTTACCAACTGCCAAAATTTAA